A region of Moorena producens PAL-8-15-08-1 DNA encodes the following proteins:
- a CDS encoding CBS domain-containing protein translates to MDLILCHTTADFDALGAAVGLTRLKPGAKAVLTGGTDPAVRDFLALHRDEYALIERRSVQLAQINSVIIVDTQKRDRLGKAAEWLDLPQLNAIEIYDHHPVPQTDIPATYTQIEPVGATTTLIVEQLQQSQIELTTAEATVMALGIHLDTGSLTFDQTTPRDGAALTWLMEQGANLRQIAQYVDPGLSPQLEKLFRQSLDLLQRQTHLGYTISWVFLNTPGHVPGLSSLASRLLEVTESDALLLGAEYKRKSKVETPQPADLPIARFQVEGYSPFPVGGLTVEGSENYYNRQNSKRQPKSQNNLETQTQTNVQPSNLGQKATLREGPLPQTKVTIIGRTRIEGTDLNQLLQPLGGGGHSQAAAVTLRDCDAQKILEQLVNQLKDQMPQPLTARDLMSSPVRTIRPNTKINEAQRILLRYGHSGLSVVDQQDQLVGIISRRDLDLALHHGFGHAPVKGYMTKDVKTITPETSMADIQSLMVTYDIGRLPVLEDGQLMGIVTRTDVLRQLFQEELNEKPLKVDGSTLKPANLKPANIKPLLASSLWELLTIAAEKAQERGWHLYLVGGAVRDLLLADGKKTLLLNDIDLVVDGFHRSADAIAGVTLAKELRKIYRNVRLEVHGSFQTAALLWHNDPTLGSLCVDIATARTEFYPYPAANPEVEASSIRQDLYRRDFTINAMAARLTKVNPQSQLPLLDFFGGMLDLRSHKIRVLHANSFIEDPTRIYRAVRFAVRLGFEIEPQTKEYIHYAIESGVYQRTLAENTKVPALQTRLKAELNYMLQAPYWQPALQLLSSLGALQCLHPTLTLDKPLWWRVRLLGRWLQRFDPEQTLRHWQMRLEVLIADLAPDERVKVAKNLQLPVDSVERLQKLEGWQADFLESLPTCQLNSQIVHMLRQYKLPTLVLIGVYSPRAIRRNIWQYLTTWRHVKPALDGNDLRKLGYKPGAHYREILDALLDATLDRVIQDQAEAKAFLGIHYPPLEQEYGKRYKGKPTTDN, encoded by the coding sequence ATGGATCTGATTTTGTGTCATACCACTGCTGACTTTGATGCCCTAGGAGCAGCTGTAGGACTGACTCGCCTCAAGCCAGGAGCAAAAGCTGTACTAACTGGGGGGACTGATCCGGCTGTAAGAGATTTTTTGGCACTGCATCGGGATGAGTATGCCCTGATCGAGCGCCGCTCTGTACAATTGGCTCAGATTAATTCCGTAATTATCGTAGATACTCAAAAACGCGATCGCTTAGGGAAAGCCGCTGAGTGGTTAGACTTACCACAGTTAAACGCCATTGAAATTTACGACCATCATCCCGTACCCCAAACTGATATCCCGGCTACCTATACACAGATTGAACCTGTGGGAGCAACCACCACGTTAATTGTGGAGCAACTACAGCAATCCCAAATCGAGTTAACTACTGCTGAAGCCACGGTGATGGCATTGGGAATCCATCTCGATACAGGTTCCCTGACCTTTGACCAGACCACACCAAGAGATGGGGCTGCTTTGACCTGGTTAATGGAGCAAGGAGCTAATCTGCGTCAGATAGCTCAGTATGTTGATCCAGGGCTATCTCCTCAATTGGAAAAATTATTTAGGCAATCTCTAGACCTTTTGCAGCGACAAACCCACTTGGGTTACACCATTTCTTGGGTATTCCTAAACACTCCTGGGCATGTGCCTGGCTTATCGAGTTTGGCATCACGCTTACTAGAAGTAACTGAAAGCGATGCCCTGCTTTTGGGGGCTGAGTATAAACGAAAGTCAAAAGTAGAAACCCCACAACCGGCAGATTTACCAATTGCAAGGTTTCAGGTTGAAGGTTATTCACCGTTTCCGGTTGGCGGTTTAACGGTTGAAGGTTCTGAAAATTATTATAACCGGCAAAATTCAAAAAGACAACCTAAGAGCCAAAATAACCTTGAAACTCAAACTCAGACTAACGTTCAACCTTCTAACCTTGGCCAAAAGGCCACGCTACGCGAAGGACCTTTACCCCAAACTAAGGTCACTATAATTGGGCGGACCAGAATTGAGGGGACGGATTTGAACCAGTTGTTGCAACCCCTAGGAGGAGGTGGACATTCCCAAGCCGCTGCTGTTACCTTACGAGACTGTGATGCCCAGAAAATCCTAGAGCAGCTGGTCAACCAACTAAAAGACCAAATGCCCCAACCTCTGACGGCTCGGGATTTAATGTCGTCCCCCGTGCGCACCATTCGCCCCAATACCAAGATTAACGAAGCCCAGAGAATTTTGTTGCGCTATGGTCATTCGGGGCTTTCAGTAGTAGACCAACAAGACCAGCTGGTAGGAATTATCTCCCGACGAGACCTCGATTTAGCCTTGCACCACGGTTTTGGCCATGCCCCAGTCAAGGGCTACATGACGAAGGATGTTAAGACCATTACTCCGGAAACCTCGATGGCAGACATTCAGTCCTTGATGGTGACTTACGATATTGGGCGTTTACCCGTTCTAGAGGATGGGCAACTAATGGGGATTGTGACCCGGACTGATGTATTGCGGCAACTGTTTCAGGAAGAGTTGAATGAAAAGCCGTTGAAGGTGGACGGGTCAACCCTGAAACCGGCCAACCTGAAACCGGCTAACATAAAACCTCTGTTGGCTTCGAGCCTGTGGGAACTTCTGACCATAGCTGCCGAGAAAGCTCAGGAGCGGGGTTGGCATCTCTACCTAGTTGGGGGAGCTGTCAGAGACTTGTTACTAGCGGATGGGAAAAAAACACTACTCCTAAATGATATAGACTTGGTCGTAGATGGCTTTCACCGCTCAGCGGATGCGATCGCAGGAGTAACCCTGGCCAAGGAACTCCGGAAAATTTACCGTAACGTGCGCTTGGAAGTACATGGGTCTTTTCAAACCGCCGCCTTGCTATGGCATAATGACCCAACATTGGGCTCCCTTTGTGTAGATATTGCTACTGCTCGTACCGAGTTCTATCCTTATCCCGCCGCTAATCCTGAAGTCGAAGCTAGTTCCATTCGTCAAGACCTTTACCGCCGAGATTTTACCATCAACGCCATGGCAGCAAGGCTAACAAAGGTTAATCCCCAATCTCAATTGCCCCTGTTGGACTTCTTTGGGGGTATGTTAGATTTGCGATCGCATAAAATTCGAGTCCTACACGCCAATAGCTTTATTGAAGACCCAACCCGAATCTATCGAGCGGTAAGGTTTGCCGTGCGATTGGGATTTGAAATTGAACCCCAAACCAAGGAGTATATCCACTATGCCATTGAAAGTGGGGTATATCAGCGCACCCTAGCCGAAAACACCAAAGTACCAGCACTCCAAACCCGACTCAAAGCAGAACTTAACTATATGTTGCAAGCCCCCTACTGGCAACCAGCATTGCAGTTATTGTCCTCATTGGGAGCGTTGCAGTGTCTTCATCCTACCCTAACCCTAGATAAACCATTATGGTGGCGAGTGCGTTTGCTTGGGCGCTGGCTACAGAGATTTGACCCCGAGCAAACCTTAAGGCACTGGCAGATGCGTTTGGAAGTATTAATTGCTGATCTAGCACCAGACGAACGGGTTAAGGTAGCCAAGAATTTACAGTTGCCCGTAGACAGTGTTGAGCGTCTTCAAAAACTTGAGGGATGGCAAGCCGATTTCCTAGAATCTCTACCAACATGCCAGCTCAACAGTCAAATCGTCCACATGTTGCGCCAGTATAAATTACCTACCTTAGTATTGATTGGGGTGTATAGTCCTAGAGCGATCCGACGTAACATTTGGCAGTATCTCACCACTTGGAGGCATGTCAAACCTGCACTGGATGGCAATGATCTCAGAAAGTTAGGCTATAAGCCAGGAGCACACTATCGGGAAATTCTGGATGCACTCTTAGACGCCACCCTAGACAGGGTGATTCAGGATCAGGCTGAGGCTAAAGCATTTCTGGGAATACACTATCCACCTCTTGAGCAAGAATACGGTAAAAGGTATAAAGGCAAACCGACAACAGATAACTGA
- the psbZ gene encoding photosystem II reaction center protein PsbZ, with amino-acid sequence MTIIFQLLLTALVLLSFVLVVGVPVAYATPQNWEQSKRLLWLGSGVWVLLVLLVGALNFLVV; translated from the coding sequence ATGACTATTATATTCCAACTATTACTCACTGCCCTAGTCCTATTGTCATTTGTATTGGTAGTCGGTGTACCAGTAGCTTATGCCACACCTCAGAACTGGGAGCAATCAAAACGCTTGCTTTGGCTTGGTTCAGGGGTCTGGGTGCTTTTAGTGCTTCTAGTCGGTGCCCTCAACTTTTTGGTGGTTTAG
- a CDS encoding NADH-quinone oxidoreductase subunit M: protein MLSALILVPILSAAIVGFWPGNVTAKAARQVALVVTGGIFLWSVILMTMFNPGDVNLQFQENIPWIQAIGLTYSLGVDGLSLPLLILNGLLTAIALYCTDSNTIRPRLYYALMLLLNGAVAGAFLAQDLLLFFIFYELELIPLYLLIAIWGGKRRGYAATKFLLYTALSGALVLASFLGLVFLSGSSSFSYAETRELASLLPVAQQLVLLGAVLIGFGIKIPFVPFHTWLPDAHVEASTPVSILLAGVLLKLGTYGLLRFGLGLFPEPWTILAPWLGIWAAVSSLYGAFNAIVQKDMKKMVAYSSVAHMAYILLAAAAATKLALVSSVLHMISHGLISALLFLLVGIIYKKTGSRDITILNGLLNPERGLPVVGSLMVLGVMASAGIPGMVGFISEFLVYWGSLQVLPIPTILCMLSTGLTVVYFLQLIGGAFFGRLATHLTDLPTVKFTEQLPGLVLALLIVVLGLQPGWLLNLSEPITATLVTTPPNVAVNVSTNS from the coding sequence ATGCTGAGTGCCTTGATTTTGGTACCAATACTGAGTGCCGCGATAGTGGGGTTTTGGCCCGGGAATGTCACGGCTAAAGCAGCTCGTCAAGTTGCCTTGGTGGTTACTGGTGGTATTTTCCTCTGGTCAGTAATATTGATGACCATGTTTAACCCCGGTGACGTAAATCTACAATTTCAGGAAAATATTCCTTGGATTCAGGCAATTGGTTTGACCTATAGTTTAGGGGTAGATGGTCTATCGTTGCCGTTACTGATCTTAAATGGTCTGCTAACCGCAATTGCCCTGTATTGCACAGATTCCAACACCATTCGGCCTAGGTTGTATTACGCTCTGATGCTCTTGCTCAATGGTGCTGTTGCCGGTGCCTTCCTAGCTCAGGATTTACTGCTGTTTTTTATCTTCTATGAGCTGGAACTGATTCCCCTATATTTGTTGATTGCCATTTGGGGGGGTAAGCGCAGAGGCTATGCTGCAACCAAGTTTCTCCTCTACACAGCCCTTTCCGGAGCCTTGGTTCTAGCGTCATTCCTGGGCTTAGTGTTTTTGAGTGGTTCCTCTAGCTTTAGCTACGCCGAGACCAGGGAGCTAGCATCATTACTACCCGTTGCTCAGCAATTAGTTCTCTTAGGAGCGGTTCTAATTGGCTTCGGGATTAAAATTCCCTTTGTGCCATTCCATACCTGGTTGCCAGATGCCCACGTGGAAGCATCAACCCCAGTTTCAATTCTATTAGCTGGTGTGCTCCTGAAATTAGGTACCTATGGTTTGTTGCGGTTTGGCTTAGGTTTGTTTCCGGAACCTTGGACAATTCTGGCACCTTGGTTGGGAATTTGGGCAGCAGTGAGTTCCCTCTACGGAGCGTTCAATGCCATTGTCCAGAAAGACATGAAAAAAATGGTGGCATATAGTTCTGTCGCTCACATGGCATACATTCTGTTAGCTGCTGCTGCTGCCACTAAGCTAGCGTTGGTATCCTCAGTTTTGCATATGATCAGTCACGGTTTAATATCAGCGCTACTGTTTTTATTAGTCGGTATCATTTATAAAAAAACTGGCTCACGGGATATCACTATCCTCAATGGTTTATTAAATCCGGAACGAGGTCTGCCAGTAGTTGGTAGTTTGATGGTGCTTGGTGTAATGGCTAGTGCTGGTATCCCTGGCATGGTGGGATTTATCTCTGAGTTTCTGGTCTACTGGGGTAGTCTCCAGGTATTACCAATCCCAACTATCCTATGCATGCTCAGCACCGGTTTAACGGTTGTTTACTTTTTACAACTAATTGGTGGAGCCTTCTTTGGTCGCCTGGCTACCCATTTAACTGATTTACCGACCGTTAAGTTCACAGAACAATTACCAGGGCTGGTTTTAGCCCTATTGATTGTGGTTCTGGGACTACAGCCAGGATGGTTACTTAATTTAAGTGAACCGATCACAGCAACTTTGGTAACGACACCACCGAATGTAGCTGTGAATGTATCAACCAATAGTTGA
- a CDS encoding histidinol-phosphate transaminase — protein MLEFIRSDLSKLTAYTPHPGGEEGKTPESTVPLDRLDTNECPFDLPAELKEKLAWSYQQLIEANRYPDGGHGKLKNAIAEYVNESAALEKVVTPHQISVGNGSDELIRSILIATCLGGEGSILIANPTFSMYSILAQTLGIPVVSVGRREENFEIKLDDAQAAIEQTVTETSTQRPPIRVVFVVHPNSPTANPLTPQELEWLRGLPENILVVIDEAYFEFSQASVVSELAEHPNWVILRTFSKAFRLATHRVGYSIAHPELIAALEKIRLPYNLPSFSQAAAILALNHRQTLLASIPEIIAERDKLLKALSQHPALQVWPSASNFIYLRLAQSGNESPSKDLNQVTQAMKDQGTLIRHTGGGLRITVGSPEENTRTLQRLQAVIA, from the coding sequence ATGCTAGAATTCATCCGGTCAGATCTATCCAAATTAACCGCCTACACACCTCATCCTGGGGGCGAGGAAGGGAAAACACCAGAATCAACGGTTCCCCTAGATCGCCTCGATACCAATGAATGCCCCTTTGACTTACCAGCAGAGTTAAAGGAAAAATTGGCTTGGAGCTATCAACAGCTGATTGAAGCTAATCGATATCCCGATGGTGGACATGGGAAACTCAAAAATGCGATCGCAGAATACGTTAACGAATCTGCTGCCCTAGAAAAGGTAGTAACACCACACCAGATTTCCGTAGGCAACGGTTCCGATGAACTAATTCGTTCTATCTTAATTGCCACCTGCTTAGGAGGAGAAGGCTCGATCCTGATCGCTAATCCCACCTTCTCCATGTATTCGATACTGGCACAGACCTTAGGAATACCAGTAGTGAGTGTAGGGCGTCGGGAAGAAAACTTTGAAATCAAGCTCGACGATGCCCAAGCAGCCATTGAACAGACCGTAACAGAAACCTCGACCCAACGACCACCAATACGAGTAGTATTTGTGGTTCATCCTAACTCTCCCACCGCCAACCCCTTGACTCCCCAGGAATTAGAGTGGTTGCGTGGTCTACCAGAGAATATTTTAGTGGTTATTGATGAAGCCTACTTTGAATTCAGCCAAGCATCAGTAGTCTCAGAATTAGCCGAGCATCCCAACTGGGTAATATTGAGGACATTTTCCAAAGCATTTCGTTTAGCTACTCACCGTGTTGGTTATAGCATCGCTCACCCAGAACTAATTGCTGCTCTCGAAAAAATTCGCTTACCCTACAACTTACCCAGCTTTTCCCAAGCTGCTGCCATACTCGCTCTCAATCACAGACAAACTCTGCTAGCATCAATTCCCGAGATTATCGCCGAGCGAGATAAGTTACTAAAAGCCCTATCACAACATCCAGCCTTACAGGTTTGGCCAAGTGCTTCCAACTTCATCTACCTGCGTCTAGCACAATCGGGCAACGAGTCTCCTAGCAAAGACCTGAATCAGGTAACTCAGGCCATGAAAGATCAAGGCACCCTAATACGTCATACTGGAGGAGGATTGCGGATCACCGTGGGCTCTCCTGAGGAGAATACTCGTACATTGCAACGATTACAAGCAGTTATCGCCTAA
- a CDS encoding glutamate-5-semialdehyde dehydrogenase: MNTDSGSKASKLHDLMASVHHASWALANTKGEERSRGIEAMAQGMRNSFDDILEANTLDLETSRDMAVPDLILDWLKLTPERLQMAIAILERIGKSSDPIRRVMNASYQTDQSQTYCQLMPLGVIALIYEAFPELGAIAAGFCVKTGNSLILKGSSEASQSNQVIAQALQNALDEVGLPTGCLELLPSGQGASIRDLVTQNPYLNLVIPHGRPTLLKQVIQQSTAPVLQSAMGNCYLYWSANGDVDLVRYIVLDSHASQPDPVNAIEKILINQNQKTSALVTLLNNLKENGFELRGDANLVAKFPEQLTLAAESEWGQAYLTKTIALKVLDSIESGIAWINQYSSGHADCLVTDSYQESRQFALGVDSASVYINSSPRFSRNPQPGDSVFLGMSNQKGHYRGMISLETLTTLKHVVQGNGQF, encoded by the coding sequence ATGAACACAGACTCTGGGAGCAAGGCCTCGAAGTTACATGATTTAATGGCCAGTGTCCACCATGCTTCTTGGGCATTGGCAAACACCAAGGGAGAAGAGCGCTCTCGTGGCATCGAGGCTATGGCTCAAGGAATGCGAAACTCCTTTGATGATATTTTGGAAGCTAACACCCTAGATCTGGAAACCAGTAGGGACATGGCAGTGCCAGATCTAATTTTGGACTGGCTGAAGCTAACACCAGAAAGGCTACAGATGGCGATCGCAATCCTGGAAAGGATTGGAAAGTCATCTGATCCAATCCGGCGGGTGATGAACGCCTCTTACCAAACTGACCAATCTCAGACCTACTGTCAGCTAATGCCGTTGGGAGTGATTGCTCTAATTTATGAGGCATTTCCTGAACTAGGTGCAATTGCCGCAGGCTTTTGTGTCAAAACTGGTAACTCCCTGATTCTCAAAGGCAGTAGCGAAGCCAGTCAGTCTAACCAGGTGATTGCTCAAGCGTTGCAAAATGCTTTGGATGAGGTCGGTTTGCCAACCGGATGTTTGGAACTATTGCCCTCTGGACAGGGAGCTTCGATTCGGGATTTGGTCACTCAAAATCCATATCTGAATTTGGTAATTCCCCACGGACGACCAACCCTACTCAAGCAGGTGATCCAACAATCAACGGCACCGGTTTTGCAATCGGCCATGGGTAACTGCTACCTTTACTGGTCTGCTAATGGTGACGTTGATCTGGTTAGATATATAGTTTTAGATAGCCACGCCAGTCAGCCGGATCCGGTCAATGCTATTGAAAAGATTCTGATTAATCAGAATCAGAAAACCTCTGCCTTAGTTACCCTGTTGAATAACCTGAAGGAAAATGGTTTTGAACTCAGAGGTGATGCCAATCTAGTGGCTAAGTTTCCTGAACAATTGACCTTGGCAGCAGAATCCGAGTGGGGTCAAGCCTACTTGACCAAAACTATTGCCTTGAAAGTGCTAGATTCTATAGAGTCAGGGATTGCTTGGATTAATCAATATAGTAGCGGTCATGCTGACTGCCTGGTGACAGATTCTTATCAGGAAAGCCGTCAGTTTGCCTTAGGTGTAGATAGTGCATCGGTTTACATTAATTCCTCACCAAGATTTTCACGGAATCCGCAACCAGGAGACTCCGTGTTTCTAGGTATGTCTAACCAAAAAGGACATTATCGCGGCATGATTAGCCTGGAGACTCTCACTACCCTTAAACACGTAGTTCAGGGTAATGGACAGTTTTAG
- a CDS encoding site-2 protease family protein: MLSGWRVGSLFGIPLFLDPSWFFILLLVTMVNAREFDSSLGSILAWVAGLAMALLLFSSVLLHELGHSLAALSQGIKVNSITLFIFGGIASIDRESKTPAEAFQVAIAGPLVSFILFGLFYVLTLTLPTSAWGYTIANEIARINLVLALFNLIPGLPLDGGQVLKAAVWKLTGDLFTGVRWAARTGKGFGLVALSLGLGMTLLTGTLAFIWPTLIGWFIFRNASAYDQLTTLQEVLLKLMASNAMTRDFRVVEANQTLRSFADEYILTDRQNPMPYYAAANGRYRGLVKIEDLNFVERSRWDTETLETILRPLSEIPKVEEKTPLVEVISSLEELNIKRLSVLSPAGTVAGVIDRGDIVRAVARKLNLAIPPAAIERIKAEGVYPPGFQLVEIAKTLRSLTNT, from the coding sequence ATGCTATCAGGTTGGCGAGTTGGCTCTCTATTCGGAATCCCACTGTTTTTAGACCCATCGTGGTTTTTCATCTTGCTATTGGTAACGATGGTTAATGCGCGAGAGTTCGACTCTAGCCTAGGGTCGATTTTGGCTTGGGTAGCTGGATTGGCGATGGCACTGTTGTTATTTAGTTCTGTACTCTTACATGAATTAGGTCACAGTCTAGCTGCCCTCTCCCAAGGTATCAAAGTTAATTCGATTACCCTATTTATATTCGGCGGGATTGCGTCCATTGACCGAGAATCGAAGACTCCAGCAGAAGCCTTTCAAGTAGCGATCGCAGGCCCATTAGTGAGTTTCATCCTCTTTGGTCTGTTTTATGTCCTAACTCTGACATTACCCACCTCGGCTTGGGGATATACCATCGCCAATGAGATAGCTAGAATCAACCTAGTCTTGGCATTATTTAACCTAATTCCTGGTCTACCTTTAGATGGTGGACAAGTGTTGAAAGCAGCAGTCTGGAAACTAACTGGGGATCTCTTTACAGGTGTCCGTTGGGCTGCCAGAACGGGTAAGGGGTTTGGGCTTGTAGCCCTATCCCTGGGATTAGGAATGACTCTGCTGACGGGTACCTTGGCATTCATTTGGCCAACTCTGATTGGCTGGTTTATTTTTCGCAATGCCAGTGCCTATGACCAGCTAACCACCTTGCAAGAAGTCTTACTTAAGCTGATGGCATCTAATGCCATGACCCGTGACTTTCGGGTGGTGGAAGCCAACCAGACGTTACGTTCTTTTGCGGATGAGTATATCTTAACCGATAGGCAAAACCCAATGCCCTACTACGCTGCAGCTAATGGACGCTATCGTGGGCTAGTGAAAATTGAGGATTTAAATTTTGTCGAGCGTAGTCGTTGGGACACTGAGACCTTGGAAACTATACTGCGCCCTTTATCAGAAATTCCCAAAGTGGAGGAGAAAACACCTTTGGTGGAGGTGATTAGCAGCTTAGAGGAGCTTAATATTAAGCGTCTGAGCGTACTTTCTCCTGCAGGAACTGTGGCAGGTGTCATTGACCGGGGTGATATAGTTAGAGCTGTTGCTAGAAAGCTAAATTTGGCTATCCCACCGGCTGCTATCGAGCGCATCAAAGCTGAGGGGGTTTATCCTCCTGGGTTTCAGCTGGTAGAAATTGCTAAAACCCTCCGTTCGCTAACAAACACCTGA
- a CDS encoding CO2 hydration protein, translating into MVVSQKSKPKHPLEEYIKRLQTGSALLSDSPENLMEVVGILHSYGIVLDAYSRNLIYTADHQFLVFFPFFKYFNGDISFSKLLRHWWHDRINFEYAEYCMRSMLWHGGGGLDSHLDTDEFKQRCAEAIQAKFKSNPLMLGMNKLFPEFLPEQVRMLAYTSGLGQFWRVMSDIFMSLSQGYDEGEITSIPQVVDHIKAGLVAAANKPITYAPQIGDKRYEIIPESVGLTFLSDTGVPYVEAIFFRGTPFLGTVSLNAQAYQISPDQTRFTYGALYADPLPIGGSGIPPTLLMQDMRHYLPKYLRDFYMRSHRGEIDLRVRICETFQKSMFCVTTAAILGLAPHPMDTTDPGELDENRAYLEYWMDRLIPSRLRAANGQMTNA; encoded by the coding sequence ATGGTAGTTAGCCAAAAATCCAAACCAAAGCATCCCCTAGAGGAGTATATAAAGCGACTACAAACTGGTAGTGCCCTGCTATCGGATTCCCCAGAAAACCTGATGGAAGTAGTGGGTATACTTCATAGCTACGGCATTGTTTTAGATGCTTACTCCCGCAATCTTATCTACACTGCAGATCATCAATTTTTAGTATTTTTCCCCTTCTTTAAATACTTTAATGGGGATATTTCATTTTCAAAGCTTTTGCGTCATTGGTGGCACGACCGAATTAACTTTGAGTACGCCGAATACTGTATGCGCTCGATGTTATGGCACGGTGGTGGGGGCTTAGATAGTCATCTCGATACCGATGAATTTAAGCAGCGATGTGCCGAAGCAATTCAGGCAAAGTTTAAGAGCAATCCCTTGATGCTGGGAATGAACAAGCTATTTCCTGAATTCCTGCCCGAACAAGTGCGAATGCTTGCCTATACCAGTGGATTAGGGCAATTCTGGCGGGTGATGAGTGATATATTCATGTCCCTATCTCAGGGCTATGACGAAGGGGAAATTACGTCGATTCCCCAAGTGGTAGACCATATTAAAGCAGGGTTAGTCGCAGCAGCAAACAAACCCATTACCTATGCCCCTCAGATTGGTGATAAAAGGTATGAGATTATTCCCGAATCAGTTGGTTTGACCTTCCTGTCTGATACAGGAGTACCCTATGTAGAGGCAATTTTCTTCCGGGGAACACCCTTTCTGGGGACAGTATCTCTGAATGCCCAAGCCTACCAGATTTCTCCAGATCAAACCCGATTTACCTATGGCGCATTGTATGCTGACCCATTGCCTATTGGTGGTTCTGGAATTCCACCGACATTGCTGATGCAGGATATGAGGCATTATCTACCCAAGTATCTCAGGGATTTTTATATGCGATCGCATCGGGGTGAAATTGACTTGCGGGTCAGAATATGCGAGACTTTCCAGAAATCTATGTTTTGTGTTACTACAGCTGCGATTTTGGGGCTAGCCCCTCATCCCATGGATACCACAGATCCTGGTGAACTTGACGAAAATCGAGCGTATTTGGAATACTGGATGGATCGATTGATCCCCTCCCGCTTGAGAGCAGCTAATGGTCAAATGACCAACGCCTAA
- the ribH gene encoding 6,7-dimethyl-8-ribityllumazine synthase — translation MAVFEGNLTSSTSLRFAIIIGRFNDLVTGKLLDGCKDCLKRHGIDPNPQGTQVDYIWVPGSFEISLMARQAALSGRYDAVICLGSVIRGQTPHFDYVAAEVAKGIAATGFQTGVPVIFGILTVDTMQQALERAGIKSNKGWDYAMNAIEMANLMRSFRGQNSILGYEESEQGTLGQQTLPFSTNWTIASESEPDS, via the coding sequence ATGGCAGTTTTCGAGGGAAATTTAACATCATCTACCTCCCTGAGGTTTGCGATTATCATTGGTCGCTTTAATGACCTAGTGACAGGTAAACTCTTAGACGGGTGTAAAGATTGCTTAAAACGCCATGGCATTGATCCCAATCCCCAAGGTACTCAAGTTGACTATATTTGGGTACCGGGTAGCTTTGAAATTTCATTGATGGCTCGCCAAGCTGCTCTTAGCGGTCGTTATGATGCAGTGATTTGCTTGGGATCAGTGATTCGGGGTCAAACTCCCCATTTTGATTATGTCGCTGCTGAAGTAGCCAAGGGCATTGCTGCCACAGGTTTTCAAACCGGGGTACCTGTTATTTTTGGTATTCTAACTGTAGATACCATGCAGCAAGCTCTAGAACGGGCGGGAATCAAGAGCAATAAAGGTTGGGATTATGCCATGAATGCCATAGAAATGGCTAACCTGATGCGAAGTTTTCGAGGTCAAAATTCAATATTAGGCTATGAAGAGTCTGAGCAGGGAACTTTGGGCCAACAAACTCTACCATTCTCTACAAATTGGACAATTGCTTCAGAATCTGAACCTGATTCCTAA
- a CDS encoding DUF3598 family protein, which yields MELKEQNWKNFTANHLRDWHGIWTRYSPEGEIIESFQSLRSFRSNPEQTEIYQTNRSIYADGRIEEKKWQSNKQDKVLPDGIIHPALPSMRSFFFEQGAATWSAKQLEPGSVFQPAELFFKHENIRHSVAIIYESNGSLMRAVSIREDAAGFPSNYWSTEINLLPERNLSGNWQGTSVTMTPDLKVSDPISTQLHWPLAGNNMFFFPDGISLSCPKQVNIGKNFTIVANWLVTDSQLQQLRVNYDNYGAFSGLTLELLHL from the coding sequence ATGGAATTAAAAGAGCAAAACTGGAAAAATTTCACGGCCAACCATTTGCGGGATTGGCATGGTATTTGGACAAGGTATTCTCCTGAAGGAGAGATAATAGAATCATTTCAAAGTCTGAGAAGCTTCCGCAGCAATCCAGAACAAACAGAAATTTATCAGACTAATCGTTCTATATACGCTGACGGTAGGATAGAAGAAAAAAAATGGCAGTCTAATAAACAGGATAAGGTGTTACCTGATGGAATTATTCACCCAGCATTGCCGTCAATGAGATCATTTTTCTTTGAACAAGGTGCAGCTACATGGTCAGCTAAACAGTTAGAACCAGGTTCGGTGTTTCAACCGGCTGAATTGTTCTTCAAACATGAAAATATAAGACATAGTGTTGCGATTATTTATGAGAGTAATGGCAGTTTGATGAGGGCAGTAAGTATCCGTGAAGATGCAGCAGGTTTTCCCAGTAACTATTGGTCAACGGAAATCAATCTCTTACCTGAGAGAAATCTAAGTGGTAACTGGCAAGGAACGTCTGTTACCATGACCCCAGATTTAAAGGTTTCTGACCCAATATCCACTCAACTACACTGGCCCTTGGCAGGAAATAACATGTTCTTTTTTCCTGATGGCATTTCTCTGAGTTGTCCTAAGCAAGTGAATATTGGCAAGAACTTTACAATTGTTGCTAATTGGCTAGTGACAGATTCCCAACTGCAACAACTTAGGGTTAACTATGATAATTATGGAGCCTTTTCTGGCTTGACGCTCGAACTATTGCACCTTTAA